The Haloplanus sp. GDY1 genomic sequence CCCGGACGGGGCGTCGTCGCTAGCGTCGCCGTCGGTGGTAGCGGTGGCGGTGGCGGTAGCGGTAGCGGTAGGTGACGCGCCGTCCGAATCACGCGGCCGGCTCCCACACCCGCCGAGCGCCGCCGCTGCGCCGAGGGTCGCCAGATAGCGTCGTCGGTCCATATCCGCCCTGAGGGCGCGAGCCGTAAAACTACGTCGAGGGATCCAGGTCCCGCTCGAACTCGTCGAAGACGTCGAGGTCGTCGGGCAGGTCGTAGGCGATGCGGCGGTCCTCCTGTCGGTTCTCGCCACCCGTCTCCAGCGGGTCGGCGCGGTCCCCCCAGCCCGGCTTGACGCGGACGCTCTTGGCTGGCATGCCGACCGCGATGTGGTGGTCGGGAACGTCGCCCTGCACCACCGCCCGGGCGCCGACGACGGCGTTCTCGCCGACACGGCACCCCGCGCTGACCATCGCGTCGTAGGTGATGCGGGCGTCGTCCTCGATGATCGTGTGGTAGTTGCGGACCTCGGTCTGGTCGACGACGTCGTGGTCGTGGCTGTAGACGTGGACGCCGTCGGAGAGGGAGACGCGGTCGCCGACGGTCAGTCGCCCCCGGTCGTCGAGGTGGACGTCGTCGTGGACGACCACGTTGTCGCCGACGGAGATGTTGTGGCCGTAGGTGAAGGAGATGCCCTTGAAAAAGCGGCAGCCGTCGCCACACTCCGCGAAGAGGTGATCGGCGAGCATCGCCCGGAACCGGAGCGCGAACTCCACGTTGTCGGCCATCGGCGTCGCGTCGAACTGCCGCCAGAGCCACTGGAGGTACTTCGATTCGGTGAATCGCTCCTCGTCCTTCTCGGCGTAGTACTCGCTTTCGAGCGTGGCGTTACAGGGGTCGTACCCCTGCAGGCGGACGCGTTCCGCGGGCGAGACGTCCCCGCCGTCCTGCCAGCGCTCGTACGCCTCGCGGTCCCCGAACAGGTCGATCAGCACGTCCTGTACGACGTTGCACGTGTCCTCGTCGGAGGCCAGTCGCTCGTCGACGTGGTCGATGAACTCCTCGAGGCCGGCGTCGGCCTCGATGGGGAGCGAGACGTGTCGCTTCGTCATTGCAGGCGTGATAAGACGGGGGTTCCCAAAGGGGTTCGGGTGTGCGTGCCGGGCGGGAAACTGGGCGGGCGGAGGCGAGGAGACGGAGCGGTGCGAACCGGTGACGGCTACGCGAGGAAGACGTGTCGCGGCCGGTCGGCGAGCACGTCACGCCCCCACGAGACGGTGTCCGCGAACTCGTCGGAGCGGAAAAAGCCCATGGCGTCGTCCTTCGAGCGCCACTGGCTGGCGATGAACATGTCGTTCTCGTCCTCGAGGTTGACCATCAGATCCGTCTCGCCGTGGCCCTCCATGTCGGCGAGGAGGCCGCCCACCGTCTCGAACTTCTCGACGAAGTCCTCGCGGTGCTCCGGCTCGACGGTGTAGAACATCCCCATGGTGCCGAAGCCGGACTCCTCGCCGGCCCGGCTGACGATGTCGGGGAGGTCCGACAGGAAGCCGGCGGCGGTGTCGGCGGCGCTCGCGGTGTCCCAGATGCTCACGACCGCCCGCCGGTCGCGTTCGAGGGCGTCGTACACCGCCGTCTTCACGTGCGTGTCGTAGTGATCGAAGTTCGAGCGGAGGCCGTCCACCTCCTCGAACAGGTCGTCCGCGTCGGCCTCGGAGTAGAGCACCGTCGCGTAGACGTCCTCGCCGTGGGGCTTGCCGGCGTAGACGTCCAGATCCGCGAGTTCGCCGCGGATGTCGTCGTCGCTCTCGTCGGTCCCGCCGCCGCTCTCGTCGTGGTGGGCGTCAGAGCCGTGGTGGCCACCCGCCTCGTCCTCGCCGCCGTGGTGGGCGTCAGAGCCGTGGTGGGCGTCGGCCTCGCTCCCGGCGTCCGCGTCGCCCGTCGGCACCGTCTCGCCGTCGAGGAAGGCGGGCAGGTCCGCGGGCGGGAACCGCCGGCCGACGTAGAAGGGGCCGAACTCGCTGTAGCGGGCGCTCGCCTCGTCGTATCGCATCTCGTAGACGATGTCCTTCAGATCCGTCGGATCCTCGGAGAAGAGCGTCACGCCCCACTCCCAGTCGTCGAGGCCGACCGACGACGCGACGATCTGTTTCACCCGACCGCCGAACTCGCGGCCGTGTTCGCCGTGTTCCTCCATCATCTCGCGGCGGCGCTCGAACGGCAGGTCGTACCAGTTGTCCTGCTCGCCGCGCTTCCGGCTCATCGGGTAGAAGCTGAGGTACTGTCCCTCCGGAATCTCGGGTTCGAGTTTCCCCTCGATGTAGCGTTTCAGGCCGGTGTCGACCTCCTCCTCCTCGTCGGCGAAGTAGGCGTCGGAGACGTAGCCGCTCACCTCGGTGACGGAGACGTAGGAGGTGGACTGCTCGGTGACGGCGCCGAGGGCCGTGCGGTCGAAGCGCCGTTCGGCCGTCGAGAGGGCGTCGAGCGTCGGCCGCAGGTGGACGATCAGCAGGTCCGCCTTGTGGCCGAGCATGGCGAAGACGGCGGAGGCGCCGTCGTCGGCGTCCTCGACGTTCTCGTGGGCCCGGAGGTACGCCACGCCCTCCTCGACGGCCCGCTCGCGCTCCCGTTCGGGGGCGTCGCGCCACGCCGCCCAGTCGATGCGACGGAAGTCGTGCAGTACGTACCAGCCTTCGTCCGTCCGGGGAGGCTCTCGCATGTCCGCCCGTTGGGACCGCTGGGGTATGGGAGTTGCGTGTCTTCGCGGTCGCCGGGAACGTGGGCGGCCCCGGCGCGGACCCCGACCGCCGGGTTTTCCGGGCGCGAGGCCGACGGGTGGGACGATGACCCACGGGACTGTCGCGGCGCTCGCCGGGACCGCCGCGCCCACGCTCGGCGGTGCCGTCGAGCGACTGGCGCTCCTGGTCGCCTTCGGCGCCCTCGTCGTCGCCGCCCTCGCCCTCCAGTTCGCGAAGGTGCGGGCGCTGTACGGGGGCGACGCGACTGACGGCGACGAGCGCGTCACCTGTCCCGCGTGTGGCGCCCGCACGGCGGCCGACGCGGCGACGTGTGACTACTGTGGCGACCCGCTCGGCGACGGCGAGGGCGGGTGAGCGTCGGCCGCGGGCCGGCCGACAATCGGGTCAGGACAGCAGTTGCGGGCCGAAGATCATCAACACGAGCGACGCGAGCATCGTCAGCCCGACGCCGGTGGTGATGGTCCGGACGACCCGCGCGGGGTCGCCGACGGGGAGCCGCGACACCACCGCCTCGGTGGACGTCTGCAGGATGCGGCCGCCGTCGAGCGGGTAGCCCGGGATGCAGTTGAACAGGCCGAGCTGGA encodes the following:
- a CDS encoding heme-binding protein; its protein translation is MREPPRTDEGWYVLHDFRRIDWAAWRDAPERERERAVEEGVAYLRAHENVEDADDGASAVFAMLGHKADLLIVHLRPTLDALSTAERRFDRTALGAVTEQSTSYVSVTEVSGYVSDAYFADEEEEVDTGLKRYIEGKLEPEIPEGQYLSFYPMSRKRGEQDNWYDLPFERRREMMEEHGEHGREFGGRVKQIVASSVGLDDWEWGVTLFSEDPTDLKDIVYEMRYDEASARYSEFGPFYVGRRFPPADLPAFLDGETVPTGDADAGSEADAHHGSDAHHGGEDEAGGHHGSDAHHDESGGGTDESDDDIRGELADLDVYAGKPHGEDVYATVLYSEADADDLFEEVDGLRSNFDHYDTHVKTAVYDALERDRRAVVSIWDTASAADTAAGFLSDLPDIVSRAGEESGFGTMGMFYTVEPEHREDFVEKFETVGGLLADMEGHGETDLMVNLEDENDMFIASQWRSKDDAMGFFRSDEFADTVSWGRDVLADRPRHVFLA
- a CDS encoding acyltransferase encodes the protein MTKRHVSLPIEADAGLEEFIDHVDERLASDEDTCNVVQDVLIDLFGDREAYERWQDGGDVSPAERVRLQGYDPCNATLESEYYAEKDEERFTESKYLQWLWRQFDATPMADNVEFALRFRAMLADHLFAECGDGCRFFKGISFTYGHNISVGDNVVVHDDVHLDDRGRLTVGDRVSLSDGVHVYSHDHDVVDQTEVRNYHTIIEDDARITYDAMVSAGCRVGENAVVGARAVVQGDVPDHHIAVGMPAKSVRVKPGWGDRADPLETGGENRQEDRRIAYDLPDDLDVFDEFERDLDPST
- a CDS encoding zinc ribbon domain-containing protein produces the protein MTHGTVAALAGTAAPTLGGAVERLALLVAFGALVVAALALQFAKVRALYGGDATDGDERVTCPACGARTAADAATCDYCGDPLGDGEGG